A genomic stretch from Kovacikia minuta CCNUW1 includes:
- a CDS encoding ABC transporter permease — protein MQPTSAKDIQASTQPVLAASTGRKWLWRLVPSLWFLVGWAILAVGWELGAATQVLNPDILPPPSQVIPYLLGGDLSAGIGPQQVSYGEAIVRTLVRVTTGLVLGILAALPLGTLIASVPIFRQFALPIVQTIAPIAPVAWVPVAIALVGTGDQSAIFVVFMGIFAVMTLATAAAISSVPEELLKTARSLGLSGTRLWLWVVFPAVSPSLLTIIRVNFFAAWMAVLAGEMAGINSGLGALIILGQQQFNMKLVMAGIITIGVIGFAIDRLMLFVQRRLLWWEQGRLTGGNRG, from the coding sequence ATGCAACCAACTTCCGCAAAAGACATCCAGGCTTCAACTCAGCCAGTGCTAGCTGCGTCAACGGGTCGGAAATGGCTGTGGCGATTGGTTCCAAGCCTATGGTTTTTGGTTGGTTGGGCGATCCTGGCAGTGGGATGGGAACTGGGTGCAGCAACGCAGGTACTCAATCCCGATATTTTGCCGCCGCCAAGCCAGGTCATCCCCTATCTTCTGGGAGGCGATCTGTCTGCCGGAATTGGTCCGCAGCAGGTGAGTTACGGTGAAGCGATCGTCCGGACTTTAGTAAGAGTCACTACGGGCCTGGTGTTAGGCATTCTGGCAGCGTTGCCGTTGGGCACATTGATCGCAAGCGTCCCCATTTTTCGGCAATTTGCGCTGCCTATCGTGCAGACGATCGCACCCATTGCTCCGGTTGCCTGGGTTCCCGTGGCGATCGCGTTGGTCGGCACGGGCGATCAATCGGCAATTTTTGTTGTGTTCATGGGTATCTTTGCGGTCATGACATTGGCAACTGCCGCTGCCATTAGCAGTGTGCCAGAAGAATTGCTAAAAACCGCCCGTAGCCTGGGTCTCAGTGGAACTCGCCTATGGTTGTGGGTGGTGTTTCCAGCAGTGTCGCCCAGCCTATTGACCATCATCCGCGTCAATTTCTTTGCTGCATGGATGGCAGTTCTGGCAGGGGAAATGGCGGGCATCAACTCCGGTTTGGGAGCATTGATCATTCTAGGACAGCAGCAGTTCAACATGAAGCTGGTCATGGCAGGCATCATCACGATCGGTGTGATCGGGTTTGCGATCGATCGGTTGATGCTGTTTGTGCAGCGGCGATTGCTGTGGTGGGAGCAGGGACGCCTGACAGGAGGCAATCGTGGCTGA
- a CDS encoding ABC transporter ATP-binding protein, with product MAELQFQNITKLYGDRAAVADVNLTIPAGSFTVLIGPSGCGKTTLLEIAAGLIPPTTGQVLLGGRRLTRPGPETAIVFQHHNLFEWMTVRDNVAFGLRAQGVKRATRRLRASKLLADVGLIEHANKLPRELSGGMRQRVAIARALVMNPQVLLLDEPFSSLDYQTRRVMQRYLLAMWHHAQATITMVTHDLDEALMLADQVVLMSGSPGRMIEVIPIAIDRPRNSEDPRLQDVRSHLRHHLEREAVLGEFTAAEIAALDREGVTADL from the coding sequence GTGGCTGAACTTCAGTTCCAAAACATCACCAAACTGTATGGCGATCGGGCTGCTGTTGCCGATGTGAACCTGACGATTCCAGCCGGATCGTTTACGGTTTTGATTGGTCCATCGGGCTGCGGCAAGACTACCCTACTCGAAATTGCGGCGGGACTGATTCCGCCAACAACTGGACAGGTGTTGCTGGGAGGAAGACGGCTGACCCGCCCCGGTCCCGAAACCGCGATCGTCTTTCAGCACCACAATCTGTTTGAATGGATGACCGTGCGCGATAATGTCGCCTTTGGTCTACGGGCGCAGGGCGTGAAGCGTGCTACACGTCGCTTACGGGCGAGCAAGTTATTGGCGGATGTGGGACTCATCGAACATGCCAACAAATTGCCCCGCGAGCTGAGCGGTGGCATGCGGCAACGGGTGGCGATCGCCCGCGCCCTCGTGATGAACCCCCAGGTGTTACTGCTGGATGAACCCTTCTCCTCCCTCGATTACCAGACCCGACGGGTGATGCAGCGCTATTTGCTGGCGATGTGGCACCATGCTCAAGCCACCATTACGATGGTGACCCATGACCTGGATGAGGCACTGATGCTCGCGGATCAGGTGGTGCTGATGTCGGGTAGCCCCGGACGCATGATTGAGGTGATCCCCATTGCCATCGATCGCCCCCGTAATTCGGAAGACCCTCGATTACAGGATGTTCGATCGCATCTGCGGCATCACCTGGAGCGAGAAGCCGTTTTGGGTGAATTCACCGCCGCTGAAATTGCCGCCCTCGATCGGGAAGGTGTAACCGCCGATCTCTAG
- a CDS encoding transporter substrate-binding protein yields the protein MSVTEDEVRQIGADTMVGHYAAHNYFQSLDTPHNHTFVRNFKAMYGDDRVTCDPVEAAYVQVYLWKQAVEQARSFDVDQVRAAACGQTLTTPGGVVRVEQNQHLWKTCRIGKIQPDGQFQIVYSNDALHKPQPWLGMDDVQFPTSELVIDMLAEAAQAIQYSCLLQQKSRELIEANQDLQALGHRVELLKRNLSSQIRRSLELDTILSTAVYEIRHLLDVDRCKFLWYDDRNSAKFQLSHEASNSESEDYLHHYPIREIKELGEAVLQHRVFQIDDVAKLESPHDEIRGQLQTQGFTSLLAVSIRTHSGRQGVIVCEHASSVRPWSETEVELMQDIADQLAIAIDQSDLYEQARTAAHQAQTQAQQLQTTLHELQTTQAQLVQTEKMSSLGQLIAGIAHEINNPINFIYGNLQPAGQYAEDLLNLVQLYQQHYPTPVDEIQAEITDIDLEFLAEDLPKLLKSMKMGADRIRQIILSLRNFSRLDEAEMKPVDIHEGIDSTLLILHSRLKDRSDHKGIEIIKDYGKLPLIECYAGQLNQVFMNILSNAIDALDEHTSQSSAVETTNQSPQIRISTRMLNSDEVAIYIADNGPGIPAAVQERLFEPFYTTKPVGKGTGLGLAISHQIVVDKHNGTLKCLSQPGQGTEFAIHIPARLTKASVN from the coding sequence GTGAGCGTCACAGAAGATGAAGTGCGCCAGATTGGGGCAGACACAATGGTGGGGCACTATGCCGCGCACAACTATTTTCAAAGCTTAGACACTCCCCACAATCACACCTTTGTCCGTAACTTTAAGGCAATGTATGGTGACGATCGCGTCACCTGCGATCCGGTAGAAGCTGCCTATGTGCAGGTCTACCTGTGGAAACAGGCCGTTGAACAGGCTCGATCGTTTGATGTCGATCAGGTGCGTGCGGCTGCCTGTGGGCAAACTCTCACCACACCGGGTGGGGTCGTGCGGGTTGAGCAAAACCAGCACCTCTGGAAAACCTGCCGCATTGGCAAAATTCAACCCGATGGTCAGTTTCAAATTGTTTATAGCAACGATGCCTTGCACAAGCCCCAACCCTGGTTAGGGATGGATGATGTCCAGTTTCCCACCTCCGAACTGGTCATTGATATGCTGGCAGAGGCGGCGCAGGCGATTCAATACAGTTGCCTATTGCAGCAAAAATCACGGGAATTAATTGAAGCCAATCAGGATCTCCAGGCGCTAGGTCATCGCGTCGAATTATTGAAGCGCAACCTTTCTAGCCAAATTCGGCGATCGCTGGAACTGGATACGATTCTCAGCACAGCCGTTTATGAGATTCGGCATTTGCTGGATGTCGATCGCTGTAAGTTTTTGTGGTACGACGATCGCAATTCAGCAAAATTTCAATTAAGCCATGAAGCATCCAATTCCGAATCAGAAGATTACTTGCATCATTACCCAATCCGAGAAATTAAGGAATTGGGAGAGGCTGTGCTTCAGCATCGGGTGTTTCAGATTGATGATGTCGCCAAACTAGAATCGCCCCACGATGAGATTCGAGGACAGCTACAAACACAGGGGTTTACCTCTCTCCTCGCAGTCTCAATTCGGACTCATTCTGGTCGTCAGGGTGTCATCGTTTGCGAACATGCGAGCAGCGTGCGTCCCTGGAGTGAGACCGAGGTTGAGTTAATGCAGGATATTGCCGACCAGCTTGCAATTGCTATTGACCAGTCCGATCTGTACGAACAAGCCCGCACCGCTGCCCATCAGGCGCAAACGCAAGCCCAACAGCTTCAGACAACGCTGCACGAGTTGCAAACAACCCAGGCGCAACTGGTGCAGACTGAAAAAATGTCCAGTTTGGGGCAATTGATTGCGGGCATTGCCCATGAAATTAACAATCCAATTAACTTCATCTACGGCAACTTACAACCGGCGGGTCAGTATGCGGAAGATTTGCTGAACTTAGTCCAGCTTTATCAGCAGCATTACCCCACACCCGTTGACGAGATTCAGGCAGAAATTACAGACATTGACCTGGAGTTTTTAGCAGAGGATTTACCCAAGCTGCTGAAATCAATGAAGATGGGTGCCGATCGAATTCGCCAAATTATCCTGTCACTCCGCAACTTCTCCCGCCTAGACGAAGCAGAAATGAAACCTGTGGATATTCACGAAGGAATTGATAGTACCCTATTGATTCTCCACAGTCGTCTCAAAGATCGATCGGATCACAAAGGAATTGAAATCATCAAAGACTATGGCAAGTTACCGTTGATCGAATGCTACGCAGGACAATTGAATCAGGTATTCATGAACATTTTGAGTAATGCGATCGATGCGTTAGATGAACACACATCCCAATCCAGTGCAGTGGAAACGACCAATCAATCTCCCCAGATTCGCATCTCCACCAGAATGTTGAATAGCGATGAAGTAGCAATTTATATTGCTGATAACGGTCCTGGCATTCCTGCGGCTGTTCAAGAGCGGCTGTTTGAGCCTTTTTACACCACAAAACCTGTTGGTAAGGGCACAGGGCTGGGGCTTGCCATCAGCCATCAAATTGTGGTGGACAAACATAACGGAACCTTAAAATGCCTTTCTCAACCAGGGCAGGGAACAGAATTTGCTATCCATATTCCGGCAAGACTGACAAAAGCATCGGTTAATTAA
- a CDS encoding ABC transporter substrate-binding protein produces the protein MAKYDSLFHPIGSLNRRGFIRSCCLASLALIASSSCSRKNEQSSTPQASTGSSKTTLRVGHLPAGCVSHLLLANKRGLFKEAGLNVELTQFNGPGENLQALVAGARDVIHNPWTNTVAAYAKGTNKLRIISGSGKGGIELVAHQGSVKTLADLAKAANSGLRIGTLQLDTLELVVFGHLKKLGVDYSGYKMTFFPSMVGMGEALMKSSVDVCSLAQPYAQTVVAKSGGTYLGDSNGAWGPEASDCVISSTTDFIQKEPNLIADYLAVLRKSADAMNQDYKSAIADLVPVYASTEDVLSVALKRQVPQPVMDEKGVQSLKNGVGFLADLGYLKKDQTNLIDTVFDGSVQEKSLKLT, from the coding sequence ATGGCAAAGTATGACAGTCTGTTTCACCCGATCGGTAGCCTCAACCGACGTGGATTTATCCGGAGCTGCTGTTTGGCATCTCTAGCGCTGATTGCCAGTTCGAGTTGCAGCCGCAAAAATGAACAATCGTCTACACCCCAGGCCTCGACGGGTAGCAGCAAAACCACCTTACGGGTTGGGCATCTCCCGGCGGGGTGCGTTTCCCATTTGTTGCTGGCAAACAAACGCGGTTTGTTTAAAGAAGCCGGGCTGAACGTTGAATTGACCCAGTTTAATGGTCCCGGTGAGAATTTGCAGGCGTTGGTAGCCGGGGCACGGGATGTGATCCATAATCCCTGGACAAATACCGTTGCCGCCTACGCCAAGGGCACCAACAAACTCCGCATTATTTCTGGCTCTGGCAAGGGTGGTATTGAGCTAGTCGCCCATCAGGGGTCAGTTAAAACCTTAGCGGATCTGGCGAAAGCCGCAAACAGCGGTCTGAGGATTGGAACGCTCCAGCTTGACACCCTGGAACTGGTGGTCTTCGGTCATTTGAAGAAATTGGGAGTTGATTATTCCGGCTACAAGATGACCTTCTTTCCCAGCATGGTGGGCATGGGGGAAGCACTCATGAAAAGCTCGGTGGATGTCTGTTCGCTGGCGCAACCCTACGCCCAAACGGTGGTGGCAAAGTCCGGTGGCACCTACCTGGGTGATTCCAATGGCGCATGGGGACCGGAAGCATCCGATTGTGTGATCAGCTCCACAACCGATTTCATTCAGAAGGAGCCGAATCTGATTGCTGATTACCTGGCGGTGTTGCGGAAGTCCGCTGATGCGATGAATCAAGACTATAAATCCGCGATCGCCGATCTGGTTCCCGTTTATGCCTCAACGGAGGATGTGCTTTCGGTAGCGCTGAAGCGGCAGGTGCCCCAACCCGTAATGGACGAAAAAGGCGTCCAGAGCTTGAAAAATGGTGTTGGTTTCCTGGCAGATTTGGGATACCTCAAGAAAGACCAGACCAATCTGATTGACACCGTATTTGATGGTTCAGTTCAAGAAAAATCGTTGAAGTTAACCTAG
- a CDS encoding transporter substrate-binding protein, whose translation MNQPGYSEDPTIKVGILHSLVGPWAIGEIALKDAELMAIAEINQAGGVLGKRIEPVIEDGASEPAIFAEKVTKLVQQDQVATIFGCWTSTVRKYILPTLEEFNTLLWYPVQYEGLECSKNIFYTGACPNQQVEPAVNWLLENKGNRFYLVGSDIVFSHTCHKIIKAKLRRFGGAVLGEEYIPIGVQSFEATVQRIKRSQPDVVFSTVNSDSNLGFYPQYESSRHLG comes from the coding sequence ATGAATCAACCTGGCTACTCCGAAGACCCGACGATCAAAGTAGGAATTCTGCATTCGCTCGTCGGTCCCTGGGCGATCGGTGAGATAGCGCTAAAAGATGCTGAACTGATGGCAATTGCCGAAATTAACCAGGCAGGGGGAGTGCTCGGTAAGCGGATTGAACCAGTCATTGAAGATGGTGCCTCGGAACCTGCCATCTTTGCGGAGAAGGTGACAAAGCTGGTGCAACAGGATCAGGTTGCCACCATTTTTGGCTGCTGGACATCGACGGTGCGCAAATATATCCTGCCGACCCTGGAAGAATTCAACACGTTGCTGTGGTACCCCGTGCAGTATGAGGGGTTGGAGTGTTCTAAAAACATCTTCTACACAGGAGCCTGCCCCAATCAGCAGGTCGAGCCAGCGGTCAATTGGCTGTTAGAAAACAAAGGCAACCGCTTCTACCTGGTAGGCTCAGATATTGTCTTCTCCCACACCTGCCACAAAATCATTAAAGCCAAACTGCGCCGCTTTGGGGGGGCGGTTCTGGGTGAGGAGTATATTCCGATCGGGGTGCAGTCGTTTGAAGCAACGGTGCAACGCATTAAGCGATCGCAGCCTGATGTGGTATTCAGCACCGTGAACAGCGACAGTAATCTGGGCTTTTATCCGCAGTACGAAAGCAGCAGGCATTTGGGCTGA
- a CDS encoding RidA family protein, with the protein MLEYITLPDNLLPPPSPYSHAVRAGDFLFVTGQLAEDPVTGQINRGPIPDQTKQVMENLKLVLDHANASFDNTVMARLFLTDFRDFQAVNEVFSSYFKDGRRPGRTTIGVIALAGQGDVEVDLIVYCGD; encoded by the coding sequence ATGCTCGAATACATCACCCTCCCCGACAACCTTCTGCCACCCCCCTCCCCCTATTCCCATGCGGTACGAGCGGGCGATTTTTTGTTTGTGACGGGTCAATTGGCAGAAGATCCGGTAACCGGTCAAATTAACCGGGGACCGATTCCAGACCAAACCAAACAGGTTATGGAGAACCTGAAGTTAGTTCTGGATCATGCCAATGCCAGCTTTGACAACACCGTCATGGCACGACTGTTCCTCACCGATTTTCGCGACTTCCAGGCGGTCAACGAGGTGTTCTCCTCCTATTTCAAAGATGGGCGTCGTCCTGGTCGCACGACGATCGGGGTAATTGCCCTGGCAGGTCAGGGGGATGTTGAGGTGGACTTGATTGTATATTGCGGTGATTAG
- a CDS encoding helix-turn-helix domain-containing protein — MSAIEQSELEHWYSISRNRVSGEDMQRNLSISQQKPGFCTGVLAALVRETRQRLDLSQVKFAEKLGVSFQSVNRWENGRTKPMPIALKQIELLLQQMGEQGTDILAQYFGKPWG; from the coding sequence ATGTCTGCAATTGAGCAGTCAGAGCTAGAGCATTGGTACAGTATTTCGAGAAACCGGGTTTCTGGTGAGGATATGCAACGAAACTTGAGCATCTCACAGCAGAAACCCGGTTTCTGTACCGGCGTTCTAGCAGCCTTGGTACGAGAAACGCGACAGCGGCTTGATCTCTCACAAGTCAAATTTGCCGAAAAGCTGGGAGTTTCCTTTCAAAGTGTGAATCGTTGGGAAAACGGGCGGACAAAGCCCATGCCGATCGCATTAAAGCAGATCGAACTGCTCCTACAGCAAATGGGGGAACAGGGCACAGATATTCTTGCTCAGTATTTTGGGAAACCGTGGGGATGA
- a CDS encoding PAS domain-containing protein: MTGSVQGKAANSIFANGGEMGELMHSLDWSQTPVGSVQTWSQSLKSLVKTLLTSRYPMVLTWGSQFTQFYNDAYSELIGDKHPAALGTDIRETLAEAWDTLGPMIQRVMATGVANWTPALPLVLERAGYREESYFSVSHAPAEDDDGQIVGMLGVCSEVTQQVLGERRLRLLRDLAAQTGETRSVQDTCQDLMTAIAAHPLDVPFALLYLRESDGRTLTLQGAVGLTVDQPLCPDSIDFTTSHPLWSFAPAAAGEIVLVETLEHHRIIPGGPWNEPVHSALMMPIASSGRAAPLGVLIAGVNPNRALDEGYRSFYELLVGQVSVSIRNAQAYEEERRRAEALTELDRAKTAFFSNVSHEFRTPLTLMLNPLEEVLQSNRLPAVEREQITIAQRNAQRLLKLVNTLLDFSRIEAGRAQAHFEPTDLAIYTIELTSLFQSAIEQAGLRLIVDCPALPQPVSVDRDMWEKIVLNLLSNAFKFTFEGEIRVSLRWGERERGKGKGEREDTFALRPSPFAFSQVVELEVQDTGTGIPDADLPQLFERFHRVEGAQGRTFEGTGIGLSLVQELVHLHGGTIAVKSTLGQGSTFRVQLPLHPSPAAIQGVGAASALEKRDPGRQGQPTNSATSYVQEASSWLLTDREGGAEGEEITPPSALSPPSPSPARIFLVDDNADMRNYLHRILSPFYQVEVFTEGFTALNAVRASTPDLVLSDVMMPGMDGFELLKQLRRDPRTREIPILLLSARAGEAAAVEGLSVGADDYLVKPFSARELLARVAANVELGRSRQAAARRRLDRVLSSVRDLIYTFDLAGRFTYANQPLLDLWQKPFAEIVGKNFFDLNYPPKLADRLQQQIQQVMTTRQPLKDETPYTGTLGTRVYEYIFVPLLDADGAVEAVAGTGRDISDRKQAEIALRESEQRFRTLTATVPQLIWTATPDGNVDYLSAQWADYIGLPPEQLYDWHWQDVVHPQDLPNTARDWRHSLETGKPVEIKHRFRFHTGEWRWQLVRGTPIKNEVGQVTKWVGTCTDIQSEIDAQAALHQSEARLRTVAANLPNGAVFIVDRELRYQLAEGKALEGAGFISQDFVGKTIWEVLDPNLAAIYEPYFHQALDGEPFSWEHHSHDHYYISHGIPLYNDRREVEAVLAVSYDITERKRAEDERKQAEAEREQLLHREQAAREAAERANRVKDEFLAVLSHELRSPLNPILGWTQLLQNGKLDAARQREALNTIERNAKLQTQLIEDLLDISRIMQGKLSLTVAPVSLTFVISAALETVQLAAEAKNIGIVLNLAPEVAPVSGDAARLQQTVWNLLSNAVKFTPNGGQVTVELKQMGQLAQIRVIDTGKGIRPEFLPHVFEYFRQEDGSTTRRFGGLGLGLAIVRQIVEMHGGTVWAESLGEGQGATFILQLPTIQQATFIIPKPTRIQLSTDLPLKGIQVLLVDDEPDARELQAFVLQQGGATVTAVASGGEALQALNRFTPDVLVSDIGMAEMDGYMLMQQIRARSPQQGKTILKGDLLLPKAIALTAYAAEVDQQRALQAGFQAHLTKPIEPAVLMQTIARLCGRHG, from the coding sequence ATGACAGGTTCAGTGCAGGGCAAAGCTGCCAACTCCATTTTTGCAAACGGTGGCGAAATGGGTGAGTTGATGCACTCGCTCGATTGGTCACAAACACCCGTTGGATCAGTACAGACCTGGTCCCAAAGCCTCAAATCGCTGGTCAAAACATTACTCACCTCACGCTATCCAATGGTGCTGACGTGGGGATCTCAATTCACACAGTTTTACAACGATGCCTACTCTGAGTTGATTGGGGATAAGCATCCAGCAGCCCTGGGAACGGACATCCGGGAAACCCTGGCAGAAGCCTGGGATACGCTCGGACCGATGATTCAGCGGGTGATGGCAACGGGGGTCGCCAACTGGACTCCAGCACTGCCGCTAGTTCTAGAACGCGCTGGCTATCGAGAAGAATCCTACTTCAGCGTGTCGCACGCCCCTGCCGAAGATGATGATGGCCAAATTGTGGGAATGTTGGGGGTTTGTAGCGAGGTAACGCAGCAAGTTTTAGGAGAACGGCGACTACGCCTGTTGCGAGATCTGGCTGCTCAAACGGGTGAAACGCGCAGTGTGCAGGACACCTGTCAGGATTTGATGACGGCGATCGCGGCTCATCCCTTAGATGTTCCGTTTGCCCTGCTTTATTTACGAGAGTCGGACGGCAGAACGCTCACCCTGCAAGGGGCAGTGGGCTTAACGGTAGACCAACCGCTTTGCCCCGATTCAATTGACTTTACGACAAGCCACCCGCTCTGGTCGTTTGCGCCAGCGGCGGCTGGTGAAATCGTTCTGGTAGAAACCTTGGAGCACCACAGGATCATACCCGGAGGTCCGTGGAATGAGCCAGTCCACTCGGCTCTGATGATGCCGATCGCCTCCTCTGGTCGAGCTGCCCCGCTGGGCGTGTTAATCGCTGGCGTGAATCCCAATCGGGCACTCGATGAAGGGTATCGATCGTTCTACGAGTTGTTAGTCGGACAGGTTTCCGTATCGATTCGCAATGCTCAGGCGTATGAGGAAGAGCGTCGGCGTGCCGAAGCGTTAACCGAACTCGATCGGGCAAAGACTGCCTTTTTTTCGAACGTCAGTCACGAGTTTCGCACCCCTTTAACGTTGATGCTCAATCCGCTAGAAGAGGTGCTGCAAAGTAACCGTTTGCCTGCCGTCGAACGAGAGCAAATCACGATCGCCCAGCGCAACGCCCAGCGGCTACTCAAGCTCGTCAATACCCTGCTTGACTTTTCGCGGATTGAAGCCGGACGCGCTCAAGCCCATTTTGAACCCACGGATCTCGCCATCTATACCATTGAATTAACCAGTCTATTTCAGTCTGCGATTGAGCAGGCGGGACTGCGATTGATCGTGGATTGTCCCGCTCTACCACAACCCGTGTCGGTGGATCGGGATATGTGGGAAAAGATTGTGCTGAATCTACTCTCGAATGCGTTTAAGTTCACCTTTGAGGGGGAAATTCGAGTGAGCTTGCGATGGGGAGAAAGGGAAAGGGGAAAGGGGAAAGGGGAAAGGGAAGATACCTTCGCCCTTCGCCCTTCACCCTTCGCCTTTTCCCAAGTTGTTGAGCTGGAAGTACAAGACACGGGCACAGGCATTCCCGACGCCGATCTGCCCCAATTATTTGAGCGCTTTCATCGCGTTGAAGGCGCACAGGGACGCACATTTGAAGGCACGGGAATTGGGCTATCGCTGGTGCAAGAACTGGTGCATCTACACGGCGGTACGATCGCAGTCAAAAGTACCCTGGGTCAGGGCAGCACATTTCGCGTCCAGTTACCGCTGCACCCATCGCCTGCTGCTATACAGGGTGTTGGCGCAGCCTCGGCTTTAGAGAAACGCGATCCCGGCAGGCAGGGTCAACCAACAAATAGTGCCACTTCCTATGTCCAGGAGGCATCCAGCTGGCTTTTGACAGACCGGGAAGGTGGGGCAGAAGGGGAAGAAATTACTCCCCCATCTGCCCTATCCCCCCCATCCCCCTCTCCCGCTCGCATCTTCCTTGTAGATGACAATGCCGATATGCGGAACTATCTGCACCGCATCTTAAGCCCGTTTTATCAGGTTGAGGTGTTTACCGAAGGATTCACCGCCCTCAACGCGGTCCGAGCTTCAACTCCCGATTTAGTCCTCAGCGATGTGATGATGCCGGGGATGGATGGGTTCGAGTTGCTCAAACAGTTGCGACGCGACCCACGAACCCGCGAGATTCCCATTCTGCTGCTGTCTGCCCGTGCCGGAGAAGCAGCAGCAGTCGAAGGGCTAAGTGTCGGAGCCGATGATTACCTGGTTAAACCCTTCAGTGCTCGCGAACTATTGGCACGGGTCGCGGCAAACGTGGAACTGGGACGATCGCGTCAGGCTGCTGCTCGTCGTCGCCTCGATCGGGTATTATCTTCTGTCCGTGATCTCATTTATACCTTTGATCTGGCAGGGCGGTTTACCTATGCCAACCAACCACTGCTTGATCTCTGGCAAAAGCCATTTGCAGAAATTGTCGGTAAAAACTTTTTTGACCTCAATTATCCACCCAAATTAGCCGATCGCCTTCAGCAGCAAATTCAACAGGTCATGACCACACGCCAACCCTTGAAAGACGAAACACCCTACACGGGCACTTTGGGTACAAGAGTTTATGAATACATTTTCGTGCCGCTGTTAGATGCAGATGGCGCGGTTGAAGCCGTGGCAGGCACAGGGCGTGACATTAGCGATCGCAAACAGGCAGAAATTGCCCTGCGCGAAAGTGAGCAGCGGTTTCGTACCCTGACCGCCACAGTTCCACAGTTAATCTGGACAGCCACACCCGACGGCAACGTGGACTATCTGAGCGCCCAGTGGGCAGATTACATCGGTTTACCCCCAGAGCAGCTTTATGACTGGCACTGGCAGGATGTTGTGCATCCACAGGATCTGCCAAACACCGCACGTGATTGGAGACACAGTTTGGAAACGGGCAAACCCGTGGAGATTAAACATCGCTTCCGCTTCCACACGGGTGAATGGCGCTGGCAGTTGGTACGCGGCACCCCCATCAAAAATGAGGTGGGACAAGTGACGAAGTGGGTGGGAACCTGCACCGATATCCAGAGTGAAATCGATGCTCAAGCAGCATTACATCAGAGTGAAGCCCGCCTCCGTACTGTTGCCGCCAACTTACCCAATGGGGCTGTCTTTATTGTGGATCGGGAGTTGCGCTATCAGTTGGCCGAGGGCAAAGCCCTTGAGGGAGCAGGATTTATCTCTCAAGACTTCGTGGGCAAAACCATCTGGGAGGTACTCGATCCCAATCTGGCAGCAATCTATGAGCCATATTTCCATCAGGCACTAGATGGTGAACCCTTTAGCTGGGAGCATCACAGCCACGATCACTACTACATTTCACACGGCATTCCCCTATACAACGATCGCCGTGAAGTAGAAGCAGTGCTGGCAGTGTCTTACGATATTACCGAACGCAAGCGCGCCGAAGACGAACGCAAACAAGCGGAAGCTGAACGGGAACAGCTCCTCCATCGAGAACAGGCGGCACGAGAAGCGGCTGAACGAGCCAATCGTGTTAAAGATGAGTTTCTTGCTGTACTTTCCCATGAGTTGCGATCGCCCCTAAATCCCATCCTGGGTTGGACTCAATTACTCCAGAACGGCAAACTCGATGCTGCCCGTCAACGCGAAGCGTTGAACACAATTGAACGTAATGCCAAACTCCAGACGCAGTTGATCGAAGACTTGCTCGACATCTCCCGCATCATGCAAGGCAAACTCTCTCTAACGGTAGCTCCCGTTAGTTTGACCTTTGTGATTTCTGCTGCCCTGGAAACCGTGCAATTGGCAGCAGAGGCTAAAAACATTGGAATCGTCCTAAATCTGGCTCCAGAGGTTGCCCCTGTTTCTGGGGATGCTGCCCGGTTGCAGCAAACGGTGTGGAATTTGCTTAGCAATGCCGTCAAGTTCACACCCAATGGTGGACAAGTAACCGTTGAACTCAAGCAAATGGGGCAACTCGCGCAAATTCGAGTGATCGATACAGGCAAAGGCATCAGGCCTGAGTTTTTGCCGCATGTATTTGAGTATTTTCGGCAAGAAGATGGCTCAACCACCCGCAGATTTGGCGGCTTGGGGTTAGGGCTGGCGATCGTCCGTCAAATTGTTGAAATGCATGGAGGAACTGTGTGGGCAGAGAGTCTGGGTGAAGGGCAGGGCGCAACCTTTATCCTGCAATTGCCGACAATACAACAGGCTACATTTATCATCCCTAAGCCAACTCGGATTCAACTAAGCACAGACTTGCCTCTAAAAGGCATTCAAGTTTTGCTCGTAGACGATGAGCCAGATGCTCGCGAACTGCAAGCATTTGTGTTGCAACAAGGTGGCGCAACTGTAACGGCGGTTGCTTCTGGGGGCGAGGCATTGCAGGCTTTGAATCGGTTCACTCCCGATGTGTTGGTCAGCGATATCGGCATGGCGGAGATGGACGGCTACATGCTAATGCAGCAAATTCGCGCGCGTTCCCCCCAACAAGGCAAAACAATTCTAAAAGGAGATTTGCTGTTGCCAAAGGCAATTGCCCTGACCGCCTATGCCGCAGAAGTTGATCAGCAACGGGCACTGCAAGCAGGATTTCAAGCCCATCTCACAAAGCCTATAGAGCCAGCGGTGTTGATGCAAACGATCGCACGTCTATGTGGGCGGCATGGATGA